Proteins encoded by one window of Aspergillus puulaauensis MK2 DNA, chromosome 4, nearly complete sequence:
- a CDS encoding putative G-patch domain protein (TFIP11) (COG:A;~EggNog:ENOG410PFU8;~InterPro:IPR022783,IPR000467;~PFAM:PF07842,PF12656,PF01585;~go_function: GO:0003676 - nucleic acid binding [Evidence IEA]) — protein MDSPAQKRKHADVSSDDESDSPPRASFRSFNRAASRSESPPAGGFGLGMGRGRGRGLGMSQNTWGQNATKSAASNGPAANSFGARMLAKMGHVKGQGLGSGGQGIVNPIEAQARPQGIGLGAVREKSKTARTEEKRAATLRGESLEESSDEEFKRKKKRQQKNDRSGTESAGRSAAKKKPQFRTAREIEADMAGLEVPNVLKSLIDATGKEQKVLTSTAGLMAPLEFVNTEQSEAYKIERRARQDLEAFADEWKGLTERKQYIEQDEAQIVDQLDTNQRQIDQLTALVAAFGALDSIPEESNDSSQAKLDHVTDQLESLEIQYRAEIDEYRLWETAVAAIHPIFREAMEEWEPLKSPTFLVSNLRRLQPLLSRKSNGGQSTLRQSTSPYETMIYTLWLPRVRSALLNDWDVFNPSPATTLVVSWKELLPSFVYANVLDQLVVPKLTSGLKSWRPKRSTSSSSSQSQQNSKVPWWLFTWLQYLDERHTNPKQATGLLSDAKRKFRTVLDTWDISAGPIRGFDLWRDALSSEFDTCLRNHLLPRLAAHLRNDFDVNPQDQDLTPFENILKWKDWFQPNVLGLLFVAEFFPKFHQILYIWLTNDPNYEEVAEWFTWWRSQFPPELNDLAIIDEEWNNALRTMDLAAQLGDRAAAELPAPSSTSAKPTDQTKPTAAQLPSITAEEPQAPRKQKIVEEVAFKDILESWCADEGLIMLPLREAHPRNGQPLFRITASATGKGGVVAFIQGDVVWVQNKKAKEVWEPMGLEERLVEQAESR, from the coding sequence ATGGACTCTCCGGCCCAAAAACGAAAACATGCCGACGTGAGCTCCGACGACGAATCCGACTCCCCTCCTCGCGCATCCTTTCGTTCTTTCAACCGTGCCGCATCGCGTTCTGAATCGCCCCCGGCGGGCGGTTTCGGTCTAGGGATGggtcgtggtcgtggtcgaGGCTTAGGAATGAGTCAAAATACCTGGGGTCAAAATGCGACAAAGTCGGCCGCCAGTAACGGTCCCGCGGCGAACTCCTTCGGTGCCCGCATGCTGGCGAAGATGGGTCACGTTAAAGGCCAGGGTCTTGGATCGGGCGGGCAAGGTATCGTGAACCCCATCGAAGCCCAGGCGCGGCCCCAGGGTATTGGTCTGGGTGCAGTCCGTGAGAAGAGCAAAACGGCTCGTACCGAAGAAAAACGTGCCGCCACCTTACGAGGCGAATCTCTCGAGGAAAGCTCAGATGAAGAATtcaagagaaagaagaagaggcagcaGAAGAATGACAGAAGTGGCACAGAAAGTGCAGGTCGTtctgcagcgaagaagaaacccCAGTTCCGCACTGCTCGCGAAATCGAAGCGGATATGGCAGGCCTGGAGGTGCCTAATGTGCTGAAATCCCTGATCGATGCAACGGGCAAGGAACAGAAAGTCCTGACCTCTACGGCCGGGTTGATGGCGCCTCTAGAGTTTGTTAACACCGAGCAAAGCGAGGCTTACAAGATCGAACGTCGAGCTCGCCAGGATCTTGAAGCCTTTGCTGATGAATGGAAGGGCTTGACTGAGAGGAAGCAATACATCGAACAGGACGAAGCCCAGATTGTGGACCAGCTCGACACGAATCAGCGCCAGATAGACCAGTTGACAGCTTTAGTCGCTGCATTTGGAGCTCTCGATTCTATACCCGAGGAGAGCAACGACAGCTCGCAGGCGAAACTCGACCATGTGACTGACCAACTAGAGTCGCTGGAGATTCAATATCGGGCGGAGATTGACGAATATCGGCTTTGGGAGACTGCGGTTGCTGCCATCCATCCTATTTTCCGAGAGGCCATGGAAGAATGGGAGCCTCTCAAGTCTCCAACTTTCCTCGTGTCCAATTTACGCCGACTTCAACCCCTTCTGTCCCGCAAGTCCAATGGTGGGCAATCTACACTACGCCAATCAACATCACCCTACGAGACTATGATATATACTCTGTGGCTCCCTCGCGTTCGGTCCGCTCTCCTCAACGACTGGGATGTTTTTAACCCTTCACCCGCTACCACACTCGTCGTCTCATGGAAAGAACTCCTTCCCTCTTTTGTCTATGCCAacgtcctcgaccagctcgtGGTCCCTAAGCTCACAAGTGGCCTCAAATCTTGGCGACCCAAACggtcgacatcctcctcttcctctcaatctcaacaaAACTCTAAAGTGCCCTGGTGGCTCTTTACATGGCTTCAATATCTTGACGAACGACACACCAACCCGAAACAGGCCACAGGCCTCCTCTCCGATGCCAAGCGCAAATTCCGTACTGTTCTAGACACTTGGGATATCAGTGCTGGCCCAATTCGGGGTTTCGACTTGTGGCGCGATGCCCTGTCCTCCGAGTTCGACACCTGCCTGCGTAaccaccttcttccccgcctcGCCGCTCATCTCCGTAATGACTTTGACGTCAATCCCCAGGACCAAGACCTCACGCCATTTGAAAATATCCTCAAATGGAAGGACTGGTTCCAACCAAACGTTCTCGGCCTCCTTTTTGTCGCCGAGTTCTTCCCTAAATTTCACCAAATCCTCTACATCTGGCTCACCAACGACCCTAACTATGAAGAGGTCGCGGAGTGGTTCACATGGTGGCGGTCTCAATTCCCTCCAGAACTCAACGATCTTGCAATCATTGACGAAGAATGGAACAACGCTCTTCGCACGATGGACCTGGCCGCTCAACTAGGTGACCGTGCCGCAGCAGAATTGCCCGCTCCgtcatcaacatctgcaAAGCCAACTGATCAAACGAAACCCACTGCGGCACAGCTACCATCAATCACCGCAGAGGAACCTCAAGCGCCCCGCAAACAGAAGATCGTCGAAGAGGTTGCATTCAAAGACATCCTCGAATCCTGGTGTGCAGACGAAGGCCTTATCATGTTGCCGCTACGAGAAGCACACCCACGAAATGGCCAACCTCTATTCCGGATCACGGCCAGTGCAACAGGCAAAGGTGGCGTCGTTGCGTTTATCCAGGGCGATGTCGTTTGGGTCCAAAAtaagaaggcgaaggaggtcTGGGAACCGATGGGACTGGAGGAACGGCTCGTGGAGCAAGCGGAGAGTCGATAA
- the sod2 gene encoding superoxide dismutase sodB (COG:P;~EggNog:ENOG410PUNZ;~InterPro:IPR036314,IPR019833,IPR019832,IPR019831, IPR036324,IPR001189;~PFAM:PF02777,PF00081;~go_function: GO:0004784 - superoxide dismutase activity [Evidence IEA];~go_function: GO:0046872 - metal ion binding [Evidence IEA];~go_process: GO:0006801 - superoxide metabolic process [Evidence IEA];~go_process: GO:0055114 - oxidation-reduction process [Evidence IEA]), with product MASLIRTSLRTGLRASSSSAAPSLTFTRGKATLPDLAYDYGALEPAVSGKIMELHHKNHHQTYVNSYNTALEQLQEAQAKNDISAQIALKPLINFHGGGHINHTLFWENLAPKNAGGGEPPSGALSKAINESFGSLENFQGQMNAALAGIQGSGWAWLVQDKQTGNIAVKTYANQDPVVGQFKPLLGIDAWEHAYYLQYQNRKAEYFKAIWDVINWKNVEKRFS from the exons ATGGCTTCTCTCATCCGCACCTCTCTGCGCACTGGTCTGCGcgccagctcttcctcggctgCGCCCTCGTTGACTTTCACCCGCGGCAAAGCTACTCTGCCCGATCTCGCCT ATGACTATGGAGCTCTGGAGCCCGCTGTCTCCGGCAAGATCATGGAGCTGCACCACAAGAACCACCACCAGACCTATGTCAACAGCTACAACACTGCTCTCGAGCAGCTCCAGGAGGCCCAGGCTAAGAACGACATCTCCGCTCAGATTGCCCTTAAGCCTTTGATCAACTTCCACGGTGGTGGACACATCAACCACACCCTTTTCTGGGAGAACCTGGCTCCGAAGAACGCCGGCGGTGGTGAGCCTCCTTCTGGTGCCCTCTCCAAGGCCATCAACGAGAGCTTCGGCAGCCTCGAGAACTTCCAGGGCCAGATGAATGCCGCCCTTGCAGGTATCCAGGGAAGCGGCTGGGCCTGGTTGGTGCAGGACAAGCAGACCGGCAACATCGCCGTCAAGACCTACGCG AACCAGGATCCCGTTGTTGGGCAATTCAAGCCCCTCCTCGGTATTGATGCTTGGGAGCACGCCTACTA CCTGCAATACCAGAACCGCAAGGCCGAATACTTCAAGGCGATCTGGGATGTGATCAACTGGAAGAACGTGGAGAAGCGCTTCTCGTAA